One part of the Phragmites australis chromosome 3, lpPhrAust1.1, whole genome shotgun sequence genome encodes these proteins:
- the LOC133912018 gene encoding uncharacterized protein LOC133912018, translated as MSRCFPYPPPGYVRNPVAVAEAESTAKLHKERGKAEKKKDIRSDKKAFQGETSKHSKHSHKKRKHEDISTACQEPIKVSKESVEQLEKSGLSEEHGAPCFIQMARRSPESSQDSSKRRKVVLPSPSQAKNGNILRIKIKSNPDSPAALLEKPRILEQPLVQQMGTGSTLLSKQNSIQHHSKMNVKSTSAAQQRINGSQAVQKQVGIQLPAKFMRRDDPQSTTKVAQQREPQLSVNADLLPAKISGTVVPPPARLMGRVDILPSKTTERVQAAPSMVLQRVDQQLPSNIQRKCPLPCAKVMKETITSVIRQLKVLQPPLMQNPKVELPVIKQHQQPVASLPKEEPCSSGRNAEAVPVQEAKQSRSDRKKCRKVEKKEKKFRDLFVTWNPLPFELEDSDHGEQDWLLGSSTRNSDASMTNCRASDGSVPFQSMEQQPSLQPRATLLPDLHVYQLPYVVPF; from the exons ATGTCGAGGTGCTTCCCCTACCCGCCGCCGGGGTACGTGCGAAACCCAGTGGCCGTGGCCGAGGCGGAGTCGACCGCTAAG ctccacaaagaaaGGGGAAAGGCTGAAAAGAAGAAAGACATAAGGAGTGACAAGAAAGCTTTCCAGGGTGAGACTTCTAAACATTCAAAGCACAGCCATAAGAAGAGAAAGCATGAAGATATCAGCACAGCTTGTCAGGAGCCCATAAAGGTCTCCAAAGAGTCAGTTGAACAGTTGGAGAAGAGTGGACTCTCAGAAGAGCATGGAGCTCCATGTTTTATCCAGATGGCACGCCGCTCTCCTGAGAGCTCACAGGACAGCAGTAAGAGACGAAAGGTTGTACTGCCCAGTCCTAGTCAAGCTAAGAACG GGAACATCCTTCGCATTAAGATTAAAAGTAATCCTGATTCCCCAGCAGCTCTTTTGGAGAAACCAAGGATTCTTGAGCAACCATTGGTCCAACAAATGGGAACAGGTTCAACCCTGCTGAGCAAGCAAAATTCAATCCAGCATCACAGTAAAATGAACGTGAAATCAACATCTGCTGCACAGCAAAGGATCAATGGAAGTCAAGCTGTACAAAAACAAGTGGGTATACAACTCCCTGCAAAGTTCATGCGGAGAGATGATCCCCAGTCTACGACAAAGGTTGCACAACAAAGAGAGCCCCAATTATCTGTGAATGCTGACCTTCTACCTGCAAAAATTTCGGGTACTGTAGTTCCTCCACCTGCGAGATTGATGGGAAGAGTTGATATTCTACCATCAAAGACGACAGAAAGAGTTCAAGCTGCACCTTCCATGGTTCTGCAGAGAGTTGATCAGCAGTTGCCATCCAACATTCAAAGAAAATGCCCCCTACCTTGTGCAAAGGTGATGAAGGAGACCATTACTTCTGTGATTCGCCAGCTAAAAGTGCTGCAGCCTCCCCTTATGCAAAATCCAAAGGTGGAGTTGCCTGTCATAAAGCAGCACCAGCAGCCTGTTGCCTCTCTTCCCAAAGAAGAGCCTTGCTCCTCCGGTAGGAATGCAGAAGCAGTTCCTGTGCAGGAGGCTAAGCAATCCAGGTCAGATCGAAAGAAATGCCGGAAGGttgagaagaaggagaagaagtttAGAGATCTATTTGTTACCTGGAATCCACTTCCATTTGAGTTGGAAGATTCCGATCATGGTGAGCAAGACTGGCTGCTTGGCAGCAGTACAAGGAACTCTGATGCCAGCATGACCAACTGCAGAGCAAGTGATGGTTCAGTACCGTTCCAATCAATGGAGCAGCAGCCTTCGTTGCAACCCAGAGCGACTCTTTTGCCGGACCTTCATGTCTACCAGTTGCCATATGTTGTCCCGTTTTAA